In Thermus aquaticus, the sequence CCGTCAAGCTTCGGGTTTCCGTAAGGACCTTTTACTACCCTGACCTCATGGTGGTCTGCGGGGGGAAGCCTCCGCACACCCACTACGAGGAGGCACCCTGCCTGGTGGTGGAGGTGGTTTCCGAGGCCACCGAGGCCATAGACCGAAGGGAGAAGCTCTGGCGCTACCGGGAGCTCCCAAGCCTCCAGGGCTACCTCCTGGTGGACTCCCGGGAAAGGCGGGTGGAGGGCTACTTCCGCCAGGGGGAAGTCTGGCTCTACCGCCTTTGGGAGGGGGAGGGGATGGTGGAGGTGCCCTGCCTCGGCGTGGGGCTAAACCTGGAGGCCATCTACGAGGGGGTAGAGGTTTAGGCGGTCCCGCGCACCCACCGACATAGCCGCGCCCGAAGGCGGTCAAAGCGTTCAGGGTTT encodes:
- a CDS encoding Uma2 family endonuclease, whose protein sequence is MGEAAKTLELLDAEAYLALEERSPVRHELLEGVPYAMAGASLAHNRIVGNLYALLRPEALAKGCRIYTETVKLRVSVRTFYYPDLMVVCGGKPPHTHYEEAPCLVVEVVSEATEAIDRREKLWRYRELPSLQGYLLVDSRERRVEGYFRQGEVWLYRLWEGEGMVEVPCLGVGLNLEAIYEGVEV